The genome window TTTCTCATGCTCTTACCTACTATCCATCAACGTTGTTGCATGCCAGCCAAGGTCATGTGGGTTTGTTGGAAGGGCAAATTGGTAACTCCGAGGTTGGTCATCTTACCATAGGTGCTGGACGTGTTATTGCAAGTAGCCTAAAGCATTTCCATGATTTTATTCGTTCTGGCAAATTATTTGAGCATGAGTTGCTTACGCGTAAACTGCAAGAGCTTAAACAAACAGGTAAGGCGTTGCATCTTATGGGGTTGCTTTCTGATGCTGGGGTGCATAGTCACCAGTACCATTTGCATAATTTGTTGCAGCTTGCAAAACAAATTGGCGTTAAGCATGTGTATGTTCATGCATTTCTTGATGGGCGAGACAGTCCACCCCAGTCAGCGGAGGCTTATCTTAAACGTCTAGAGCAGGTTATGAATGATTTTTCATGTGGACGACTAGCTAGCATTCATGGTCGGTTTTATGCGATGGATCGTGATAACAATTGGCAGCGAACAAAAGAATGCTTTGATGTGCTTGTAGGAAAAAAACAAACACGTACAACTTCATGGCAAAATATTTTACGTGAATCATACGAACAAAATATTTTTGATGAATTTATAGAGCCAGTACGGCTGCTAGATGATGGTGTTATAAATGCCGGCGATGGCATTATCTTTTTTAACCTTAGGCCAGATCGTGCACGACAGTTAACACGACCTTTTTTAGATCCGTATTTTGCCGAATTTGATAGAGATCAAGCTTCAGTGGCAGAGCAACTAGCATTTTTTGTTACACCAGTGCGCTATGATGAATCATTTAAAAAATTTAATAATGATGTCCTGTTTGAGCGTGAGCTTATAGCAGATACGCTGCTTGATTGTTTGGCTGCCCAACGCAAAACAATATTTACTATTGCAGAAACGGAAAAATATGCACACGTGACCTATTTTTTCAGAGGTATGCGAGAGGTTGTCTTTGAAAATGAACAGCAAGTTTTGATTCCATCTATAAAAACAAAAAACTATGCTGATCAACCTGCCATGTCTGCGCAAGAAATTACTGACGCTGTTCTTAGTTCCCTTGCTCGTGCTGCTGCAGATTTCTATCTGATCAATTATGCCAATGCTGATATGGTTGGCCACTCTGGTAATTTGCAGGCAACGGTGCAGGCGTGCCAAGTTCTTGATCAGCAGCTTGCGAGGCTCTATGAGCACGCTGTACAAGGACTTGGTGGAACGTTATTTATAACAGCTGATCATGGTAATGCTGAACAGATGTTGGATCGTGAAGGAAGTTGCATAACTGCTCACACAATAAACCCCGTACCTTTTGTAGCCATTGGAGATGATCTGGTCTGCGCAAGTCAAGTAGAGCAGCCATTAAGTCAACCACCCTGTTTTGGGTTGTCTGCAGTAGCACCAGCGATCTTACGTCATATGGATATAGCTGTTCCGTCGCAAATGACTAAACAAGGTATTATTTTATAAAAAGGAGAAAGCCGTGAAAGAATGCAGATTTTTTATTGTGGTCAGCATGATATTAATGTCGACGCTTTTTTCAAAAGCAGAAGAAGGAAAAGATTCGGGTGAATTTATGCAAAAGCTTGCGGCTTATGCGCAGCAAGATACGTTTAGCATAAAAGAGTTAGCCGAAGCTATAGTTTTGGTACGAGATCGCGAGGGAGATTTATCAGAAGTTGGATCGAAGGATAGTGAACCGTACACCCCCCTTTATCAGATTCTTTCACTTAGTCTAAAAAAAGGAGATGCTGCTGAAATTGACAATTCGTCTCGGTACATAGGTGAGCTGCGTCGGTTTAATGGTGGACTCAAAAATTTTCTTGGTTTGCTTGTGAAAAAGGGTGTTGATGTTAATGAAAAAATTACCATTGATGGCGTAGAGCAACGAACATGGCCAGTTGTTTTACGCCACTCAGGTGATCCATCAATAGTTGAAGCTCTTTTGGAGCGTGGTGTTACCGTTGCCAAAGAAGATATCGAATTTGTTGATGGCCAAGTTCAGAAATTGACTG of Campylobacterota bacterium contains these proteins:
- a CDS encoding 2,3-bisphosphoglycerate-independent phosphoglycerate mutase; translated protein: MSKPTLLVILDGFGWRSQEYGNAIAHANMPFFSHALTYYPSTLLHASQGHVGLLEGQIGNSEVGHLTIGAGRVIASSLKHFHDFIRSGKLFEHELLTRKLQELKQTGKALHLMGLLSDAGVHSHQYHLHNLLQLAKQIGVKHVYVHAFLDGRDSPPQSAEAYLKRLEQVMNDFSCGRLASIHGRFYAMDRDNNWQRTKECFDVLVGKKQTRTTSWQNILRESYEQNIFDEFIEPVRLLDDGVINAGDGIIFFNLRPDRARQLTRPFLDPYFAEFDRDQASVAEQLAFFVTPVRYDESFKKFNNDVLFERELIADTLLDCLAAQRKTIFTIAETEKYAHVTYFFRGMREVVFENEQQVLIPSIKTKNYADQPAMSAQEITDAVLSSLARAAADFYLINYANADMVGHSGNLQATVQACQVLDQQLARLYEHAVQGLGGTLFITADHGNAEQMLDREGSCITAHTINPVPFVAIGDDLVCASQVEQPLSQPPCFGLSAVAPAILRHMDIAVPSQMTKQGIIL